One window of Sinorhizobium fredii NGR234 genomic DNA carries:
- the rpmI gene encoding 50S ribosomal protein L35 encodes MPKMKTKSSAKKRFKVTATGKVRAAAAGKRHGMIKRTNKFIRDARGTMVLAEPDGKKVVKNYLPNGL; translated from the coding sequence ATGCCCAAGATGAAGACGAAGTCGTCTGCCAAGAAGCGGTTCAAGGTCACCGCTACCGGCAAGGTGAGAGCTGCCGCTGCCGGCAAGCGCCACGGCATGATCAAGCGTACCAACAAGTTCATTCGCGACGCGCGCGGGACCATGGTCCTCGCCGAGCCTGATGGCAAGAAGGTCGTCAAGAACTACCTGCCGAACGGTCTCTGA
- a CDS encoding ferritin-like domain-containing protein yields MPKEKTMDDLFYDALKDIYYAERKILKALPKMARGAQAPELKAAFEKHREQTETHVERLQQVFELIGKRAQGKTCEAIEGIIAEGEEIMDEFKGTAALDAGLISAAQSVEHYEIARYGTLKTWAQTIGLKDAVPLLDATLKEEVVTDQDLTKLATAKSNRKAA; encoded by the coding sequence ATGCCCAAGGAAAAGACAATGGACGACCTGTTCTATGACGCGCTCAAGGACATCTACTATGCCGAGCGCAAGATCCTGAAGGCTCTTCCGAAGATGGCACGCGGCGCCCAGGCACCGGAGCTCAAGGCGGCGTTCGAAAAGCACCGGGAACAGACCGAAACGCATGTCGAGCGGCTGCAGCAAGTGTTCGAATTGATCGGCAAACGGGCCCAAGGAAAGACCTGCGAGGCCATCGAGGGGATTATTGCCGAAGGCGAGGAAATCATGGACGAGTTCAAGGGCACGGCCGCCCTCGACGCTGGCCTGATCTCTGCCGCGCAATCCGTCGAGCACTACGAGATCGCCCGCTACGGCACCTTGAAGACCTGGGCGCAGACCATCGGTCTCAAGGACGCGGTGCCGCTTCTCGATGCAACCCTGAAGGAAGAGGTCGTCACCGATCAGGACCTCACGAAACTTGCAACGGCCAAATCGAACAGGAAGGCCGCCTGA
- the pheT gene encoding phenylalanine--tRNA ligase subunit beta — protein MKFTLSWLKDHLDTEASLEEICARLTMIGLEVEDVDDKAAFKPFVIARVISAEQHPNADKLKVLKVDTGSGEPVQVVCGAPNARKGLVGAFAAPGTYVPGIDVTLSVGNIRGVESRGMMCSEKELEISDDHTGIIDLAEDAPLGASYAAYAGLDDPVIEINLTPNRPDCTSVHGIARDLAASGLGTLKTKPAPSFSVEGETPVKVRLDLGDDRHLCPGFALRLVRGVRNGPSPAWMRQRLTAIGLRPINALVDITNYLTFDQGRPLHVFDAAKVSGNLTVRRAKEGEKVLALDTREYTLSPANVVIADEDGVESIGGVMGGEHSGCDEATTDVLIESALWDPMNIAKTGRSLGIITDARYRFERGVDPEYMVPGLERATELVLQLCGGTAAKLDVVGYEGHTPKIVDFPVSEVKRLTGLDVSSEESVSILEKLGFGVAGSGERFRVTVPSWRPDVDGKADLVEEVMRIHGVDNIVAAALPSHKAVNGKILTTLQIRTRQARRALASRGMLEAVTWSFISEDQARLFGGGQPALKLANPIAADMSDMRPSLLPGLLTAAQRNADKGYGDVAIFEVSGTYEGDTPDTQRRVAGGVRRGTASLTGAGRLWSNAAKGGGKPVDVFDAKADAIAVLEACSVPMGNVQFEAGGPAWYHPGRSGTIKLGPKIVLGAFGEFHPKTLDALDVSGPIAGFEIYVDAMPEPKKKTTRTKPALELSPFQAVKRDFAFVVDKTVEAAAIARAASGADRKLVTGVNVFDVFEGSSLGEGKKSIAIEVTIQPVERTLTDEDFEALTARIVANVAKSTGGVLRA, from the coding sequence ATGAAGTTCACGCTTTCCTGGCTGAAGGACCATCTGGATACCGAGGCCTCGCTCGAGGAGATCTGCGCGCGCCTGACGATGATCGGGCTCGAGGTCGAGGATGTCGACGACAAGGCCGCCTTCAAGCCCTTCGTCATCGCCAGGGTCATTTCCGCCGAGCAGCACCCGAATGCCGACAAGCTGAAGGTTCTGAAGGTCGACACCGGCTCCGGCGAGCCGGTGCAGGTCGTCTGCGGCGCCCCCAATGCACGCAAGGGCCTCGTCGGCGCCTTCGCGGCCCCCGGCACCTATGTGCCGGGCATCGACGTGACGCTCTCGGTCGGCAACATCCGCGGCGTCGAAAGTCGCGGCATGATGTGCTCGGAAAAGGAATTGGAGATTTCCGATGACCACACCGGCATCATCGACCTCGCCGAGGACGCCCCGCTCGGCGCGAGCTACGCCGCCTATGCCGGCCTCGACGATCCGGTCATCGAGATCAACCTGACGCCGAACCGGCCGGATTGCACCAGCGTCCACGGCATTGCCCGCGACCTCGCCGCCTCCGGCCTCGGCACCCTGAAGACGAAGCCGGCGCCGTCCTTCTCGGTCGAAGGCGAAACGCCGGTCAAGGTCCGGCTCGACCTCGGCGACGACCGGCATCTCTGCCCCGGCTTTGCGCTGCGCCTGGTGCGCGGCGTCAGGAACGGCCCGAGCCCGGCCTGGATGCGCCAGCGCCTGACGGCGATCGGGCTTCGGCCGATCAACGCGCTGGTCGACATCACCAACTACCTGACCTTCGACCAGGGCCGTCCGCTGCACGTCTTCGACGCGGCCAAGGTCAGCGGCAACCTGACGGTTCGCCGTGCCAAGGAGGGCGAGAAGGTGCTGGCGCTCGATACGCGCGAATACACGCTGTCGCCCGCCAATGTGGTGATTGCCGACGAGGACGGCGTCGAATCGATCGGCGGCGTCATGGGCGGCGAGCATTCCGGCTGCGACGAGGCGACCACCGACGTGCTGATCGAGTCGGCGCTCTGGGATCCGATGAACATCGCCAAGACCGGCCGCAGCCTCGGCATCATCACCGATGCGCGCTATCGTTTCGAACGCGGCGTCGATCCGGAATACATGGTGCCGGGCCTCGAACGGGCGACGGAACTGGTGCTGCAGCTCTGCGGCGGCACGGCCGCGAAGCTGGACGTCGTCGGCTATGAGGGCCACACGCCCAAAATCGTCGATTTCCCGGTTTCCGAGGTCAAGCGGCTGACCGGTCTCGACGTCTCGTCGGAAGAGAGCGTCTCGATCCTCGAAAAGCTCGGCTTCGGCGTGGCGGGGTCCGGCGAACGCTTCCGCGTCACCGTGCCCTCCTGGCGGCCCGACGTCGACGGCAAGGCGGACCTCGTCGAGGAAGTGATGCGCATCCACGGCGTCGACAACATCGTCGCCGCGGCCTTGCCGAGCCACAAGGCCGTCAACGGCAAGATCCTGACGACACTGCAGATCCGCACCCGCCAGGCGCGGCGCGCGCTTGCAAGCCGCGGCATGCTCGAAGCGGTCACCTGGTCGTTCATCTCGGAAGACCAGGCAAGGCTGTTCGGCGGCGGCCAGCCGGCGCTGAAGCTCGCCAATCCGATCGCCGCCGACATGTCCGACATGCGTCCGTCGCTGCTGCCCGGGCTGCTGACCGCTGCGCAGCGCAACGCCGACAAGGGCTATGGCGATGTGGCGATCTTCGAGGTGTCCGGCACCTATGAGGGCGACACGCCCGACACCCAGCGCCGCGTCGCCGGCGGTGTGCGCCGCGGCACCGCATCGCTCACCGGCGCCGGCCGGCTGTGGTCGAATGCGGCCAAGGGCGGCGGCAAGCCGGTCGACGTCTTCGACGCGAAGGCCGATGCGATCGCCGTGCTCGAAGCCTGCAGCGTGCCGATGGGCAATGTCCAGTTCGAAGCCGGCGGTCCGGCCTGGTATCATCCGGGCCGCTCCGGCACGATCAAGCTCGGCCCGAAGATCGTGCTTGGCGCCTTCGGCGAGTTCCACCCGAAAACCCTCGACGCCCTCGACGTCTCCGGTCCGATTGCCGGCTTCGAGATCTATGTCGATGCGATGCCGGAGCCGAAGAAGAAGACGACGCGCACCAAGCCGGCGCTGGAACTCTCGCCGTTCCAGGCGGTGAAGCGCGACTTCGCCTTCGTCGTCGACAAGACGGTGGAAGCGGCGGCGATCGCAAGGGCGGCCTCCGGCGCCGACCGCAAGCTGGTGACCGGTGTCAACGTCTTCGACGTCTTCGAAGGGTCGTCGCTTGGCGAAGGCAAGAAGTCGATCGCCATCGAGGTGACGATCCAGCCGGTCGAGCGCACGCTGACCGACGAGGATTTCGAGGCGCTGACCGCTCGCATCGTCGCCAATGTGGCGAAAAGCACCGGCGGCGTGCTGCGCGCCTGA
- the pheS gene encoding phenylalanine--tRNA ligase subunit alpha: MSELETLERTLLADIDAAADEGAIEALRVGALGKKGSISELLKTLGTMSPEERQTRGARINALKNIVTEAISARKLALKDAAIAERLARETVDISLPVRSSPAERGRIHPISQIVDEITAIFGDMGFSIAEGPDIETDYYNFTALNFPEGHPAREMHDTFFFQPDENGERKVLRTHTSPVQIRTMEAEKPPIRIIIPGKTYRQDSDATHSPMFHQVEGLVIDKTANVANMRWVLEEFCKAFFEVDQVTMRFRPSFFPFTEPSFEVDIQCDRSGPIVKFGEGKDWMEILGCGMVHPNVLRAGGLDPDEYQGFAWGMGLDRIAMLKYGMPDLRDFFNADVRWMTHYGFRPLDMPTLFGGLSA, translated from the coding sequence ATGAGCGAACTGGAAACTTTGGAACGGACATTGCTGGCGGACATCGATGCCGCGGCCGACGAGGGGGCGATCGAGGCGTTGCGCGTCGGTGCGCTCGGCAAGAAGGGCTCGATCTCGGAACTCCTGAAGACGCTCGGCACGATGAGCCCGGAAGAGCGCCAGACGCGCGGCGCCCGCATCAATGCGCTCAAGAATATCGTCACCGAGGCGATCTCGGCCCGCAAGCTCGCCCTCAAGGATGCTGCGATCGCTGAGCGGCTGGCCCGCGAGACGGTGGATATCAGCCTGCCGGTACGCTCCTCGCCCGCCGAGCGCGGCCGCATCCACCCGATCAGCCAGATCGTCGACGAGATCACCGCGATCTTCGGCGACATGGGTTTCTCGATCGCCGAGGGCCCGGATATCGAGACGGACTATTACAATTTCACGGCGCTGAATTTCCCCGAAGGCCATCCGGCCCGCGAGATGCACGACACGTTCTTCTTCCAGCCGGATGAGAACGGCGAGCGCAAGGTGCTGCGCACCCATACCTCGCCGGTGCAGATCCGCACGATGGAGGCCGAGAAGCCGCCGATCCGCATCATCATTCCCGGCAAGACCTACCGGCAGGATTCCGACGCCACCCATTCGCCGATGTTCCATCAGGTCGAGGGCCTGGTGATCGACAAAACGGCGAATGTCGCCAACATGCGCTGGGTGCTCGAAGAGTTCTGCAAGGCCTTCTTCGAGGTGGATCAGGTGACGATGCGCTTCCGCCCGTCCTTCTTCCCCTTCACCGAGCCGTCCTTCGAAGTCGATATCCAGTGCGACCGCTCCGGCCCGATCGTCAAGTTCGGCGAAGGCAAGGATTGGATGGAGATCCTCGGCTGCGGCATGGTGCATCCGAACGTGCTGCGCGCCGGCGGCCTCGATCCGGACGAGTACCAGGGCTTTGCCTGGGGCATGGGCCTCGACCGCATCGCCATGCTGAAATACGGCATGCCGGACCTGCGCGACTTCTTCAATGCCGATGTCCGCTGGATGACCCATTACGGCTTCCGCCCGCTCGACATGCCGACGCTGTTCGGCGGCCTCTCGGCCTGA
- a CDS encoding SDR family oxidoreductase, which produces MARLEGKVAIVTGASSGIGRAAAFLFARQGARVVVAARRVEALEQLVGEITEQGGEAAMLAGDLRDEGLNEALVELALGRFGGLDIAFNNAGALGAMGEVSVLSLEGWRETLDTNLTSAFLAAKHQAPAMIARGGGSLVFTSSFVGHTAGFPGMAAYAASKAGLIGLVQSLAVELGARGVRVNALLPGGTDTPSNVANLPSASPETRGFVEGLHALKRMAQPAEIAEAALYLASDAASFVTGTALLVDGGVSISRT; this is translated from the coding sequence ATGGCGAGACTTGAAGGAAAAGTGGCGATCGTGACGGGTGCAAGTTCGGGAATAGGCCGTGCGGCCGCCTTTCTCTTTGCGAGGCAGGGCGCAAGGGTCGTGGTCGCCGCAAGGCGCGTCGAGGCCCTCGAGCAGCTCGTCGGCGAGATCACGGAACAGGGCGGCGAAGCGGCAATGCTCGCCGGCGACCTGCGGGACGAAGGCCTGAACGAGGCGCTGGTCGAGCTGGCGCTCGGCCGCTTCGGCGGCCTGGATATCGCCTTTAACAATGCCGGCGCACTGGGCGCCATGGGCGAGGTCTCGGTGCTCTCGCTCGAGGGATGGCGCGAGACGCTCGACACCAACCTGACCAGCGCCTTTCTCGCCGCCAAGCATCAGGCACCGGCCATGATTGCGCGCGGCGGCGGTTCGCTCGTCTTCACCTCGAGCTTCGTCGGGCACACCGCAGGATTCCCGGGCATGGCCGCCTATGCGGCCAGCAAGGCCGGGCTGATCGGCCTGGTGCAGTCCCTGGCGGTCGAGCTCGGAGCCCGCGGCGTGCGGGTGAACGCGCTGCTGCCGGGCGGCACCGACACGCCGTCCAATGTCGCGAACCTGCCAAGTGCCTCTCCCGAGACGCGCGGCTTCGTCGAAGGCCTGCACGCGTTGAAACGCATGGCGCAGCCGGCGGAAATCGCCGAGGCGGCGCTTTATCTTGCCTCCGATGCTGCTAGCTTCGTCACCGGCACCGCATTGCTTGTCGATGGCGGCGTTTCGATCAGCAGGACATGA
- a CDS encoding VOC family protein, whose protein sequence is MPPGSGKVIAIDHVQLAMPEGGEAEARRFYAGLLGIPEVAKPPILAVRGGCWFEQAGVKIHLGVEKDFSPARKAHPALIIDNLSELVARLQAAGVEVSEDEPLAGFVRRYLSDPFGNRIELLQPVG, encoded by the coding sequence ATGCCGCCAGGATCCGGAAAGGTGATTGCAATCGACCATGTGCAGCTCGCCATGCCGGAAGGCGGCGAAGCGGAGGCTCGGCGGTTCTATGCCGGCCTGCTCGGAATTCCGGAGGTGGCCAAGCCGCCCATTCTCGCGGTGCGCGGCGGTTGCTGGTTCGAGCAGGCTGGCGTCAAGATCCATCTCGGTGTCGAGAAGGATTTCTCGCCCGCTCGCAAGGCGCATCCCGCCTTGATCATCGATAACCTCTCCGAACTGGTTGCACGGCTTCAGGCGGCCGGGGTTGAAGTCAGTGAAGACGAGCCGCTCGCGGGCTTTGTGCGCCGCTATCTCAGCGATCCGTTTGGGAATCGGATCGAGTTACTGCAACCTGTTGGCTGA
- the rplT gene encoding 50S ribosomal protein L20: MARVKRGVTAHAKHKKTLKAAKGFYGRRKNTIRAAKAAVDRSKQYAYRDRKVNKRNFRALWIQRINAAVREFGLTYGRFIDGLNKAGIEVDRKVLSDMAIHEPAAFGALVEASKKALAYLKEAGTANEFESAVR; encoded by the coding sequence ATGGCACGTGTAAAACGCGGCGTAACCGCTCACGCCAAGCACAAGAAGACGCTCAAGGCCGCCAAGGGTTTCTACGGCCGCCGCAAGAACACGATCCGCGCCGCCAAGGCAGCGGTCGATCGTTCCAAGCAGTACGCCTACCGCGACCGCAAGGTCAACAAGCGCAATTTCCGCGCCCTCTGGATCCAGCGCATCAACGCTGCCGTCCGTGAATTCGGCCTGACATACGGCCGCTTCATCGACGGTCTGAACAAGGCCGGCATCGAAGTCGACCGCAAGGTTCTGTCCGACATGGCGATCCATGAGCCGGCAGCATTCGGCGCCCTCGTCGAGGCTTCCAAGAAGGCGCTCGCCTATCTCAAGGAAGCCGGCACGGCAAACGAGTTTGAAAGCGCTGTCCGTTAA
- the xseA gene encoding exodeoxyribonuclease VII large subunit, which translates to MTSFFDSDSSSNVAEYSVSELSGSIKRTLEQAFEHVRVRGEISGYRGPHSSGHAYFALKDDRARMEAVIWKGTFARLKLRPEEGMEVIATGRVTTFPGSSKYQIVIDSLEPAGAGALMALLEERKRKLAAEGLFDAARKRPLPFMPKVIGVVTSPTGAVIRDILHRIADRFPVHVVVWPVRVQGDGASEEVAAAIRGFNALEEGGPIPRPDVLIVARGGGSLEDLWGFNDEAVVRAVAASGIPLISAVGHETDWTLIDYASDQRAPTPTGAAEMAVPVKADLEAQVANLSARLQAAATRQMDHRRHALRALARALPSLDQLLALPRRRFDEAAAGLGRGLQMNTANKRRSFERIAAHLRPELLTTRIREQRRHLLEAINKAERCVERQIDRRQARVSAADASLRTLPSRLAGQIHRSSDRVSGLGRRADAAMAAEMRRLKGALAAQDRVLQSLSYRNVLQRGFALVRDAAGDPVKQAAAVTAGMALSLEFADGRVSAVAGEEGAPPPAAPKKRASRPVVPTKQGSLF; encoded by the coding sequence ATGACCTCTTTCTTCGATTCCGATTCTTCGTCCAATGTCGCCGAATATTCGGTGTCGGAGCTGTCCGGCTCGATCAAGCGCACGCTCGAACAGGCCTTCGAGCATGTCCGCGTGCGCGGCGAGATTTCCGGCTATCGCGGGCCGCATTCATCAGGCCATGCCTATTTCGCGCTGAAGGATGATCGCGCCCGGATGGAAGCGGTGATCTGGAAGGGCACTTTCGCGCGGTTGAAGCTTCGCCCGGAGGAGGGGATGGAGGTCATCGCGACCGGCCGGGTCACGACCTTCCCCGGCTCGTCGAAGTACCAGATCGTCATCGATTCGCTGGAACCGGCCGGCGCCGGCGCGCTGATGGCGCTCCTCGAGGAGCGCAAGCGCAAGCTTGCGGCCGAGGGCCTGTTCGATGCGGCGCGCAAGCGGCCGCTGCCTTTCATGCCGAAGGTGATCGGCGTCGTCACCTCGCCGACCGGCGCGGTCATCCGCGACATCCTGCACCGAATCGCCGATCGCTTCCCGGTCCACGTGGTCGTCTGGCCGGTGCGCGTTCAGGGTGACGGGGCGTCCGAAGAGGTCGCGGCGGCGATCCGGGGCTTCAATGCCCTGGAGGAAGGCGGACCCATTCCGCGCCCGGACGTGCTGATCGTCGCGCGTGGCGGCGGCAGCCTCGAGGATCTCTGGGGCTTCAACGACGAGGCGGTGGTCCGGGCGGTGGCGGCCTCCGGCATTCCGCTGATCTCCGCCGTCGGGCACGAAACCGACTGGACGCTGATCGATTACGCCTCGGACCAGCGGGCTCCGACGCCGACCGGAGCGGCCGAGATGGCGGTGCCGGTGAAAGCCGATCTCGAGGCGCAGGTCGCCAATCTGTCCGCCCGGCTGCAGGCAGCCGCGACGCGGCAGATGGATCACCGGCGCCACGCGCTCCGGGCGCTGGCCCGGGCGTTGCCGTCGCTCGACCAGTTGCTCGCCTTACCGAGAAGACGCTTCGACGAGGCGGCCGCCGGTCTCGGCCGCGGCCTGCAGATGAATACCGCCAACAAGCGCCGCAGCTTCGAGCGCATCGCGGCGCATCTGCGACCGGAACTGCTGACGACGAGGATCCGCGAGCAACGGCGGCATCTCCTCGAAGCGATAAACAAGGCCGAGCGCTGTGTGGAGCGCCAGATCGACCGGCGGCAGGCGCGCGTTTCCGCCGCCGACGCATCACTTCGCACGCTGCCCTCGCGTCTCGCGGGTCAGATCCATCGCTCATCGGATCGGGTCTCGGGTCTGGGCAGGCGGGCGGACGCGGCGATGGCTGCCGAGATGCGCCGGCTGAAAGGCGCGCTCGCGGCGCAGGACCGCGTGCTGCAATCGCTGTCCTACCGAAATGTCCTGCAGCGCGGTTTCGCGCTGGTGCGCGATGCCGCGGGCGATCCGGTGAAGCAGGCGGCGGCGGTGACGGCGGGCATGGCGCTGTCGCTCGAGTTTGCCGACGGCCGCGTTTCGGCGGTTGCGGGCGAGGAGGGCGCCCCCCCGCCGGCTGCGCCGAAGAAACGGGCGAGCCGGCCGGTCGTGCCGACGAAGCAGGGAAGCTTGTTCTAA
- a CDS encoding nuclear transport factor 2 family protein yields MSDEQAISAVVHLYVDGMAFANEAALRKAFHPSASIVGNFKDSVEWLTRDAFIAAVSEEGSAPPETQPLMELDLIHVTGDAASVKVIDEFGGSRYTDYLSLLKIDGRWLIVNKVWHRHA; encoded by the coding sequence ATGTCCGACGAGCAGGCCATCAGCGCAGTCGTCCATCTCTATGTCGACGGCATGGCTTTCGCCAATGAGGCGGCGCTGCGGAAGGCCTTTCATCCCAGCGCCTCGATCGTTGGCAATTTCAAAGACTCGGTCGAATGGCTCACGCGCGACGCCTTCATCGCCGCCGTCTCGGAGGAAGGTTCGGCACCGCCGGAGACGCAACCGCTGATGGAGCTTGACCTGATCCATGTCACCGGCGACGCGGCGAGCGTCAAGGTGATCGATGAGTTCGGCGGCTCGCGCTATACGGACTACCTGTCTCTGCTGAAGATCGACGGGCGCTGGCTGATCGTCAACAAGGTCTGGCATCGGCACGCGTAG
- a CDS encoding aldo/keto reductase — MEMRRLGRTGLSIAPLVFGGNVFGWTADEKTSFGLLDAFFDAGFNAVDTADVYSSWVPGNQGGESETIIGGWLKQSGRARDEAVIITKVGSELGPERKGLSRRWIQQAVEDSLRRLQTDHIDLYLSHWPDPQTPCEETLAAYETLLSQGKVRAIGASNLDAGQLRDALDIAAARGLPRYEVLQPEYNLYDRAAYDGTLRNLCIAEEIGVITYFSLARGFLSGKYRSHTDLEGSARGGGVEKYLDGRGMRILGVLDEIAEETGAKQAEIALAWIIARDGVTAPIASATNRDQVESLVRSAELKLSEEAIQRLNDVSQ, encoded by the coding sequence ATGGAAATGCGCAGACTTGGCCGTACGGGTCTTTCAATCGCCCCGCTCGTCTTCGGCGGCAATGTGTTCGGCTGGACCGCGGACGAGAAGACGTCATTCGGCCTTCTCGACGCCTTTTTCGATGCGGGTTTCAACGCCGTCGACACGGCGGATGTCTATTCCTCCTGGGTCCCCGGAAACCAGGGCGGCGAGTCCGAGACGATCATCGGCGGGTGGCTGAAGCAGTCCGGGCGCGCGCGGGACGAGGCAGTGATCATCACCAAGGTCGGCTCGGAACTTGGCCCGGAACGCAAAGGACTTTCGCGCCGCTGGATCCAGCAAGCGGTCGAGGACTCGCTGAGGCGCCTGCAGACCGACCATATCGACCTCTATCTGTCGCATTGGCCCGATCCGCAGACGCCCTGCGAGGAAACGCTTGCCGCCTATGAGACGCTGCTGTCGCAAGGCAAGGTGCGGGCGATCGGCGCCTCGAACCTCGATGCCGGGCAATTGCGCGACGCCCTCGATATCGCGGCGGCAAGAGGCCTGCCGCGCTACGAGGTGCTGCAGCCCGAATACAATCTCTACGACCGCGCCGCCTATGACGGTACCTTGCGCAATCTCTGCATCGCCGAGGAGATCGGCGTCATCACCTATTTCAGCCTGGCGCGCGGCTTCCTTTCCGGCAAGTACCGCTCGCACACGGATCTCGAAGGCTCGGCCCGCGGTGGCGGCGTCGAGAAATATCTCGACGGGCGCGGCATGCGCATTCTCGGCGTGCTCGACGAGATCGCCGAGGAGACCGGCGCGAAACAGGCGGAGATCGCGCTCGCCTGGATCATCGCCCGCGACGGCGTCACCGCCCCGATCGCCAGCGCCACCAATCGCGATCAGGTCGAAAGCCTCGTGAGATCCGCGGAACTCAAGCTCTCGGAGGAGGCAATCCAAAGGCTCAACGACGTGAGCCAGTAA
- a CDS encoding MarR family winged helix-turn-helix transcriptional regulator, with protein MRQSDKDHVDKILAQWRRERPELDISAMGPLGRLARLRAHIAREQETVFAEYDLTSASFDVLATLRRSGAPFQLSPGELLAATMVTSGTMTNRIDQLEKAGLVERLDNPEDRRGVIIALTPEGLKRIDAAAAAHVANQQRLIAGLEPDEQEALDALLRKFLATFE; from the coding sequence ATGAGGCAAAGCGACAAGGACCATGTGGACAAGATCCTGGCACAGTGGCGCAGGGAGCGGCCGGAGCTGGACATCTCCGCCATGGGTCCCCTCGGCCGCCTGGCGCGGCTCAGGGCCCATATCGCCCGGGAGCAGGAAACGGTCTTCGCCGAATACGATCTGACATCGGCAAGCTTCGACGTCTTGGCGACGCTCCGCCGCTCCGGCGCTCCCTTTCAGCTTTCGCCCGGCGAGTTGCTTGCGGCGACAATGGTTACCTCCGGCACCATGACCAACCGCATCGACCAACTCGAAAAAGCAGGCCTCGTCGAGCGCCTGGACAATCCCGAAGACCGGCGCGGCGTGATCATCGCGTTGACGCCAGAGGGCTTGAAGCGCATCGATGCCGCCGCGGCCGCCCACGTCGCCAACCAGCAGCGCCTCATCGCGGGCCTCGAGCCCGACGAGCAGGAGGCGCTCGACGCGCTGCTTAGGAAATTTCTCGCGACATTCGAATGA
- a CDS encoding Gfo/Idh/MocA family protein, translating to MLRFGILSTARIGRELVVPAIQDAENCVVTAIASRDVAKARAMADRFSVPHAFGSYEEMLASDVIDAVYIPLPTSQHVEWAIKAADAGKHVLCEKPLALKAAEIDAVIAARDRNKVLISEAYMVTYSPVWRKVRSLLSEGAIGKLRHVQGAFTYYNRDPGNMRNVPSLGGGGLPDIGVYPAITTRFTTGREPLRVQANTDRDPEFGTDIYSSVRADFGDFELSFYISTQLAARQVMVFHGDQGFIEVKSPFNADRYGREEVELTNQNHAQSQLFRFQDARQYKLEAEAFARAAKGEAEEVVTLESSRLNQKFIDAIYRASERDGWEPV from the coding sequence ATGTTGCGCTTCGGAATATTGTCGACGGCCAGGATCGGCCGCGAACTGGTCGTGCCGGCCATTCAGGACGCCGAGAATTGCGTCGTCACGGCAATCGCCAGCCGCGACGTGGCCAAGGCGAGGGCGATGGCCGATCGCTTCTCGGTGCCGCATGCCTTCGGTTCCTATGAGGAGATGCTCGCCTCGGACGTCATCGACGCCGTCTACATCCCGCTCCCGACTTCGCAGCACGTCGAATGGGCGATCAAGGCGGCCGATGCCGGCAAGCATGTGCTTTGCGAGAAGCCGCTGGCGCTGAAGGCCGCGGAGATCGACGCGGTGATCGCGGCGCGCGACCGCAACAAGGTGCTGATATCGGAAGCCTATATGGTGACCTACAGCCCCGTCTGGCGGAAAGTGCGGTCGCTGTTGTCCGAGGGTGCCATCGGCAAGCTGCGGCACGTCCAGGGCGCCTTCACCTATTACAATCGCGACCCCGGCAACATGCGCAATGTACCGTCGCTCGGCGGCGGCGGCCTGCCGGACATCGGCGTCTATCCGGCGATCACCACCCGGTTCACCACCGGCAGGGAGCCGCTGCGCGTCCAGGCCAATACCGACCGAGATCCGGAATTCGGCACCGACATCTATTCGAGCGTTCGCGCCGACTTCGGAGATTTCGAGCTGAGCTTCTACATCTCCACCCAGCTCGCCGCCCGCCAGGTCATGGTCTTCCATGGCGACCAGGGTTTTATCGAAGTGAAATCGCCCTTCAATGCGGACCGCTACGGCCGCGAGGAAGTGGAGCTTACCAACCAGAATCACGCCCAGTCGCAGCTTTTCCGCTTCCAGGATGCGCGCCAGTACAAGCTCGAGGCGGAAGCTTTCGCGCGCGCCGCGAAGGGCGAGGCGGAAGAGGTCGTGACACTCGAGAGCTCCCGCCTCAACCAGAAATTCATCGACGCGATCTATCGCGCCAGCGAGCGGGATGGCTGGGAACCGGTCTGA